From Sporosarcina sp. Marseille-Q4943, the proteins below share one genomic window:
- a CDS encoding allantoinase, with amino-acid sequence MTTYDLIIKNGKIVTAESIIQGDIAIKDGKIKEVSPSLEGSADRVIDAKGLHVLPGLIDTHVHFNEPGRTEWEGLATGSRSLAAGGATSFFDMPLNSTPPTINKENLDLKKACAEEKSVVNPYFWGGLVPENIADLKELHENGVIGFKAFMSPSGIADFNHVDDETIFKGMKEIASFGSLLAVHAESTVICDQLAEEKQKQGKTTARDFVESRPIISEIEAVRRIISYAEATGCKLHVVHASSRKVVEIITEAKERGVDITVETCPHYLALNVQDFEEKGGLAKCCPPLRDEVEVEDLWTAVANGEINVIASDHSPAPASMKTITDNYFEGWGGISGAQSTLNIMLTEGYFKRDLPLEKIVALTATNPAKLFGLENKGTIAEGYDADIAIVNLEESFELKNEDLFYRHQHSPYVGMTFKGKVKTTIVNGEVVFENDEIVADKTIVAQ; translated from the coding sequence ATGACTACATACGATTTGATCATTAAAAACGGAAAGATTGTCACAGCAGAATCCATTATTCAAGGGGATATTGCGATTAAAGACGGTAAAATCAAAGAAGTATCTCCATCACTTGAAGGTTCAGCTGACCGAGTGATCGATGCAAAAGGACTTCATGTTTTGCCTGGATTGATCGATACGCATGTCCACTTTAATGAGCCGGGGAGAACAGAATGGGAAGGTCTTGCAACAGGAAGCCGTAGCTTAGCTGCTGGCGGAGCGACTTCTTTCTTCGATATGCCGTTGAACAGCACTCCTCCGACGATCAATAAAGAAAATCTCGACTTGAAAAAGGCATGTGCCGAAGAGAAATCTGTCGTGAATCCTTATTTCTGGGGCGGTCTAGTTCCTGAGAATATTGCTGACCTGAAAGAGCTACACGAAAATGGGGTAATTGGCTTCAAAGCATTCATGTCCCCAAGCGGAATTGCCGACTTCAATCATGTCGACGATGAAACGATCTTCAAAGGGATGAAAGAGATTGCTTCCTTTGGCTCGCTTCTAGCGGTTCACGCTGAAAGCACTGTCATCTGTGATCAGCTTGCTGAAGAAAAGCAAAAGCAAGGGAAGACGACTGCAAGAGATTTCGTTGAATCCCGACCGATCATTTCTGAAATTGAAGCTGTCAGAAGAATTATCTCTTATGCAGAAGCAACTGGCTGTAAATTGCACGTTGTCCATGCGAGCAGCAGAAAAGTAGTTGAGATCATTACTGAAGCTAAAGAGCGTGGCGTTGATATTACGGTCGAAACGTGCCCGCATTATTTAGCGCTAAATGTACAAGACTTTGAAGAAAAAGGCGGATTGGCGAAGTGCTGCCCTCCACTGCGTGATGAAGTTGAAGTCGAAGATCTATGGACTGCGGTCGCTAACGGGGAAATCAACGTCATTGCATCTGACCATTCACCGGCGCCAGCATCTATGAAAACAATTACAGATAACTATTTCGAAGGTTGGGGCGGAATTTCAGGTGCTCAATCAACACTCAACATCATGTTGACTGAAGGATATTTCAAACGCGATCTTCCTTTAGAGAAAATTGTTGCGTTAACTGCGACAAACCCAGCTAAATTGTTCGGTCTTGAAAATAAGGGAACAATTGCAGAAGGCTATGACGCTGACATTGCGATTGTAAACTTGGAAGAAAGCTTTGAACTTAAGAATGAAGATCTATTCTACCGTCACCAGCATTCTCCGTATGTTGGTATGACGTTTAAAGGAAAAGTCAAAACGACGATCGTCAACGGGGAAGTTGTATTTGAAAACGATGAAATCGTCGCTGACAAAACAATCGTTGCCCAATAA
- the allB gene encoding allantoinase AllB gives MAFDLVIKGGNVVLRDGVYKVDIGIKDEKISCIAENISEDAKEVIDATGQYVMPGMIDTHVHISEPGRAEWEGFETGSKSLAAGGTTSYVEMPLNALPATINKRALDLKLEAAVNQNYVDYAFYGGLVPENLENLKELADAGVLAFKCFLSDITSDIPEDFVNVDDFTLYKGMQKLAELDQILCIHAENASVTSGLAKEYAREGKNSGVEYAESRPIFTEVEAVQRAILFAKETGCKLHLVHISTSEAIQTILKAREEGVDVTVESCPHYFAFTADQVDEIGPRAKCQPPIRKAEDQARLWDELLAGNIDWLTSDHSPCTEDLKQGNIWEAWGGISGAQNNVDLMFDLAVKQRGLPVHKFVELIATNPSERFNIPHKGEIAVSKDADIILVDPNQSYTVKREDLYYKNKHSAYEGRKIDCRVTKTIVRGNVVFDLEQGIVGEPVGKLISAK, from the coding sequence ATGGCATTTGATTTGGTTATTAAAGGCGGAAATGTTGTATTGCGTGACGGTGTTTACAAAGTTGATATCGGGATTAAAGATGAAAAGATTTCTTGCATTGCGGAAAATATTTCGGAAGATGCGAAAGAGGTCATTGATGCAACCGGCCAATATGTAATGCCGGGAATGATCGATACACATGTTCACATAAGCGAACCTGGACGTGCAGAGTGGGAAGGTTTCGAGACAGGATCGAAATCATTAGCTGCTGGAGGAACGACGAGCTATGTGGAAATGCCGCTGAATGCCCTGCCGGCAACAATCAATAAAAGAGCATTGGATCTTAAGCTGGAAGCAGCTGTTAACCAAAACTATGTAGACTACGCATTTTACGGCGGACTTGTTCCTGAGAACTTGGAAAATCTGAAAGAATTGGCTGACGCAGGCGTTCTTGCTTTCAAATGCTTCCTATCCGATATTACAAGTGATATTCCGGAAGATTTCGTAAATGTGGATGATTTCACATTATACAAAGGCATGCAGAAACTCGCTGAATTGGATCAGATCCTATGCATCCATGCGGAAAACGCTTCCGTTACATCTGGACTTGCAAAGGAATACGCGAGAGAAGGCAAAAACTCCGGAGTGGAATATGCAGAATCACGCCCAATATTCACAGAAGTGGAAGCTGTTCAACGTGCAATTCTGTTTGCTAAAGAAACGGGCTGTAAATTGCATCTTGTTCATATTAGTACTTCAGAGGCAATCCAGACGATCTTGAAAGCGCGTGAAGAAGGTGTAGATGTTACGGTTGAATCATGCCCGCACTATTTCGCATTCACTGCCGATCAAGTTGACGAGATTGGTCCACGAGCAAAATGTCAGCCTCCAATCAGAAAAGCCGAAGATCAAGCAAGACTATGGGACGAGCTTCTAGCTGGGAATATCGACTGGCTAACGTCTGACCACTCACCTTGTACGGAAGACTTGAAGCAAGGGAATATTTGGGAAGCGTGGGGCGGAATTAGCGGTGCGCAAAACAACGTCGATCTTATGTTTGACTTGGCTGTTAAACAACGTGGACTTCCAGTTCATAAATTTGTCGAGTTGATCGCAACGAATCCATCTGAGCGTTTCAACATTCCACATAAAGGTGAAATCGCTGTTTCAAAAGATGCCGATATCATTTTAGTAGACCCAAACCAGTCTTATACGGTGAAACGGGAAGACCTTTACTATAAAAACAAACATAGTGCATACGAAGGCAGAAAAATCGACTGCCGCGTAACAAAAACAATCGTTCGCGGAAACGTCGTATTTGATCTTGAACAAGGAATCGTCGGAGAGCCGGTCGGCAAACTGATTTCTGCTAAATAA
- the ncs1 gene encoding NCS1 family nucleobase:cation symporter — MNLFNREKAMAEGYSNDVLPTEEADRKWGVSNFFTVWMGSVHNIPNYIAIGGLFALGLSVGQVFAAIMVASVVIAAMLVLNGHAGSKYGLPFAMLLRLSYGPKGAMIPGVLRGVISAIMWFGFQTYAGSQALSILIGKLWPTYLTLGGDWNLLGLTLPALISFLLFWLFNVALIYGGMGFLGKFTNILSPLVYIVFGGMAIWAINLAGGIGPILSYTGSGVTGNKIVIFIAAITAVIAAWAAPIVNISDFTKLAKSTKTQAIGQTAGLVVAYLLFAVASIAIIVGSEIAFGTPIWNVLDVVARFDGTFAVAISVLTLCLTTLSVNVTGNIVPAGYQLASLFPKKLTFKSGAIIAAIIGILVMPWKLMESATSIFTFLNIIGGILAPVTGIMLAQYFIISKTNIDLNALYEAKKGKYYYTKGFNVNAIVTTIVAGVVCLIGNFVPFLKPLYDMSWFVGIITAFILYTALEMPHGKGKLFEKTPALNKENS; from the coding sequence TTGAATCTTTTTAATAGAGAAAAAGCTATGGCTGAAGGCTATAGCAATGATGTATTGCCGACAGAGGAAGCGGATCGAAAATGGGGCGTTAGCAACTTTTTCACTGTTTGGATGGGTTCTGTTCATAACATACCAAACTATATTGCCATTGGCGGTCTGTTTGCTTTAGGATTGTCAGTCGGCCAAGTTTTCGCGGCAATAATGGTTGCTTCTGTTGTCATAGCAGCGATGCTCGTACTGAATGGCCATGCAGGGTCGAAATACGGCTTGCCGTTTGCGATGTTGCTGCGTTTATCATACGGACCTAAAGGAGCAATGATACCAGGCGTGTTACGTGGAGTGATTTCCGCGATTATGTGGTTCGGGTTTCAAACGTACGCAGGAAGCCAAGCATTATCTATCTTAATTGGAAAGCTTTGGCCGACGTATTTAACGTTAGGTGGAGATTGGAACCTTTTAGGATTGACATTGCCGGCATTGATTTCGTTTTTACTCTTTTGGTTATTCAATGTTGCTTTGATTTACGGAGGAATGGGTTTCCTAGGGAAATTTACAAATATCCTCTCACCGCTTGTGTACATCGTGTTTGGTGGAATGGCAATTTGGGCCATTAACTTAGCGGGCGGAATTGGACCGATTTTGTCGTATACGGGCTCGGGAGTGACAGGAAATAAAATCGTTATCTTCATTGCTGCAATCACAGCAGTAATTGCAGCATGGGCAGCACCGATTGTAAACATTTCAGATTTCACAAAGCTAGCGAAATCTACGAAGACGCAAGCGATTGGACAAACTGCAGGACTTGTTGTGGCATATCTATTGTTTGCAGTGGCAAGTATCGCGATTATTGTCGGTTCTGAAATCGCTTTCGGAACACCGATATGGAACGTACTTGATGTTGTAGCTCGATTTGATGGGACATTTGCAGTCGCTATTTCCGTTCTAACGCTGTGCTTAACTACTTTATCCGTTAACGTTACGGGAAATATTGTACCTGCCGGTTACCAATTGGCATCCTTGTTCCCTAAAAAACTCACTTTCAAATCCGGTGCAATCATTGCAGCGATCATAGGGATTCTTGTTATGCCATGGAAGTTGATGGAAAGTGCAACAAGTATCTTCACCTTCTTAAATATTATCGGTGGAATATTAGCCCCTGTTACGGGCATCATGTTAGCTCAATATTTCATCATTTCTAAAACAAATATTGACTTGAATGCTTTGTATGAGGCCAAAAAAGGGAAGTACTACTATACAAAAGGCTTTAATGTGAATGCAATCGTAACAACAATCGTTGCAGGCGTTGTTTGTTTAATCGGCAATTTCGTTCCCTTCTTAAAACCGCTTTACGATATGTCCTGGTTTGTCGGGATCATTACAGCGTTCATTCTTTACACGGCGCTTGAAATGCCGCATGGTAAAGGAAAATTATTCGAAAAGACTCCTGCGCTAAATAAGGAGAATAGTTAA
- a CDS encoding NCS1 family transporter, with protein sequence MSTINESFDTKVAVPIEQTSTLDESLHPKSDQDRTVKPRDYVFMWIGDGVNLGNMTLGASVIVAGVATLNIYQTILAALISIGIISTIFALNDRLGYREGIPYVVQLRMAFGIKGKVISSLLRGIPAIVWYGIQSWIGGTALNEIMKIVTDGSFNNVVVCFVGLQLFQIVLSLFGFHAIKWVETVASVVFMAALVYVFGILMTSHTADIAQNWVQAKGSWGLPFFGLIMVFLGNYAGIFVSAADYSRELKTGLSDKKRGALYFIPITISYGFVIVIGAMLAAATGVTNPAQALPIILNNDYVSVFVSAFIVIAVIATNMVANIIPPVYVITMLTKLKYKPSAIITGLLALVAFPWLLIQESSATGLNMFILIYSAFLGPVISILLVDYFILRKQKVDMTDLYNEEGSFAGYNPAGLLAMFIGAAAAFLEVELAWIIGLVVAGTSYYLLSKFAFKGSSFKKGTIFEK encoded by the coding sequence ATGTCTACTATTAATGAAAGTTTCGATACAAAAGTAGCAGTTCCAATCGAACAAACTTCGACATTGGATGAATCACTGCATCCGAAGTCCGATCAGGATCGTACCGTCAAACCTAGAGATTATGTTTTTATGTGGATTGGCGACGGGGTTAACCTTGGGAATATGACATTAGGAGCCAGCGTAATTGTGGCGGGTGTGGCAACATTGAACATCTACCAGACAATTCTCGCAGCATTAATCTCCATCGGGATCATTTCAACTATTTTCGCACTGAATGACCGACTCGGCTATCGAGAAGGTATTCCTTATGTTGTACAGCTTCGAATGGCATTCGGGATAAAAGGTAAAGTCATTTCTTCCTTATTACGGGGCATACCTGCTATCGTCTGGTACGGAATCCAAAGCTGGATTGGCGGTACTGCGTTAAATGAAATTATGAAGATTGTTACGGATGGATCGTTCAATAATGTTGTTGTCTGCTTCGTTGGACTTCAACTATTCCAAATTGTCCTTTCGCTGTTCGGCTTCCATGCAATCAAGTGGGTCGAGACAGTTGCATCAGTTGTGTTCATGGCGGCACTCGTGTATGTATTTGGAATCCTTATGACTTCACATACGGCTGACATTGCTCAAAACTGGGTACAAGCTAAAGGTTCATGGGGCTTACCGTTCTTCGGCCTTATCATGGTCTTCTTAGGAAACTATGCAGGTATCTTTGTAAGTGCCGCAGACTATTCCAGAGAGTTGAAAACTGGCCTGAGCGATAAGAAGCGCGGAGCATTATACTTTATCCCAATTACGATTTCATATGGGTTTGTCATTGTCATCGGAGCGATGCTTGCAGCTGCAACGGGTGTAACAAACCCTGCACAAGCACTTCCGATCATATTGAACAATGATTATGTTTCTGTATTCGTATCAGCATTTATCGTAATTGCGGTTATTGCAACAAATATGGTGGCGAACATCATTCCGCCAGTTTATGTAATTACGATGTTGACGAAACTTAAATATAAACCATCTGCGATCATTACAGGTTTGCTAGCTTTAGTTGCATTCCCTTGGCTGCTTATCCAAGAGTCATCCGCTACAGGGTTGAATATGTTCATTCTTATCTATTCGGCATTCTTGGGGCCGGTTATTTCCATCCTTCTCGTTGACTATTTCATCTTAAGGAAACAGAAAGTGGATATGACGGACTTGTATAATGAAGAGGGATCATTCGCAGGATATAATCCAGCAGGTCTACTTGCCATGTTTATCGGTGCGGCAGCTGCCTTCCTAGAGGTTGAGCTAGCATGGATTATCGGTTTAGTCGTGGCAGGAACGTCTTACTATCTTCTATCGAAGTTTGCCTTTAAAGGTTCGAGCTTCAAAAAAGGAACGATCTTCGAGAAATAA
- a CDS encoding DUF4256 domain-containing protein — translation MTKKIEKLSSEQREDLLKTLKARFEKNMERHEGLDWTKIEEKLEANDEKLWSLNEMERTGGEPDVVGYDVDKDEYVFYDCSPESPKGRRSVCYDREALESRKKHKPENSAMDMATEMGIELLTEEQYRMLQTLGNFDMKTSSWVQTPASIRKLGGAIFCDRRYDTVFMYHNGAESYYAARGFRGSLKV, via the coding sequence ATGACGAAGAAAATTGAGAAGTTGTCATCAGAACAACGTGAAGACTTGCTCAAAACATTGAAAGCCCGTTTTGAGAAGAACATGGAACGCCACGAAGGTCTTGACTGGACAAAGATTGAAGAAAAGCTGGAAGCGAATGACGAAAAACTGTGGTCGCTCAATGAAATGGAGAGGACTGGTGGCGAACCGGACGTTGTCGGCTACGACGTGGACAAGGATGAATACGTTTTTTATGATTGTTCACCGGAAAGCCCTAAAGGCCGCAGAAGTGTTTGCTACGATCGGGAAGCGCTGGAATCAAGGAAAAAACATAAACCGGAAAACAGTGCAATGGATATGGCAACTGAGATGGGCATTGAGCTTTTAACAGAAGAGCAATATCGGATGTTGCAAACACTCGGGAATTTCGATATGAAAACGTCGAGTTGGGTACAGACACCGGCTTCTATTCGAAAGCTCGGCGGGGCGATCTTTTGTGACCGGCGCTATGACACTGTGTTTATGTACCATAATGGAGCGGAATCCTACTATGCTGCCAGGGGGTTCCGTGGCTCGCTGAAGGTGTAA
- a CDS encoding spore coat protein, whose amino-acid sequence MDTDIEQISNELIVIRDSCDVTVSTTDTQVAVSLQAALQVAIAIVVNISIADGTRAERVTAELLERAQIRQANRQRLIIVNSRDIEVTTEDTDVAISLQLLLQILLALIVQLDIL is encoded by the coding sequence TTGGATACTGATATCGAACAGATTTCCAACGAACTAATTGTCATCCGCGACTCTTGCGATGTCACTGTCAGCACGACTGACACGCAAGTTGCCGTATCCCTGCAAGCAGCGCTCCAAGTAGCCATTGCGATTGTTGTCAACATCTCAATTGCTGATGGTACAAGGGCGGAACGAGTGACAGCTGAATTATTGGAACGAGCACAGATCCGACAGGCCAACCGCCAAAGACTGATCATCGTCAACTCCCGTGATATCGAGGTAACTACGGAAGACACCGATGTAGCGATTTCCTTGCAGCTATTACTACAAATCCTCTTGGCATTAATTGTACAACTGGATATTCTATAA